From the Brassica napus cultivar Da-Ae chromosome A8, Da-Ae, whole genome shotgun sequence genome, one window contains:
- the LOC106360170 gene encoding mini zinc finger protein 3 encodes MKKRQVVIKQRKNSYTTTSSSSNVRYIECQKNHAANIGGYAVDGCREFIASGGEGTDDALTCAACRCHRNFHRREVETEVVCEYSPPN; translated from the coding sequence atgaagaagaggcaAGTCGtgataaaacaaagaaaaaactcaTACACTACGACTTCGTCTTCGAGCAACGTCCGTTACATTGAGTGCCAGAAGAATCACGCAGCTAATATCGGTGGCTACGCCGTTGACGGTTGCCGTGAGTTTATCGCAAGCGGCGGCGAAGGAACCGATGATGCTTTGACGTGCGCTGCTTGTCGCTGTCACCGGAATTTTCATAGGAGGGAAGTTGAAACGGAGGTTGTTTGCGAGTATTCTCCTCCGAACTGA